A window of Aeromicrobium duanguangcaii genomic DNA:
CCTCACGCAGGGCCGGGACGGTGTTCTCCGGATGCGTGGCGCTCTGGCCACGGTGGCCGTAGATCCGCAGGTCATCACTCATGCCATCCACGATGGCTCGCGAACCTGACCGTCAGGTAAACGCCACCTGTGTGTCCGCCCAATTCCAACCGACGAGTCAGAGGTGGCCGGCGCCGCCGAGAGCGTGGGCCGCATCGCGCTCGCCCGGATCGCCGCGGCGCTCGGCCGGGCGGACCGCGCCGACTGAGCTCCGCCCCGCGCGCTAGCCTCCCGGCATGAGGATCTTGCGCCTGATCGCCGACGTGTTCTGGTCCGTCAGCCGGTGGAACTTCCGTTCCGAGCCGGCGCCGAAGGGCTCGGGCATCCTGCTCGCGGGACCGCACACCTCCAACTGGGACTTCGTGCTCATGCTGGCCATCGCGTGGAAGTGCGGCTTCCGGCCGTACTTCCTGGGCAAGAAGGAGCTCTTCCGCGGCCCGGCCGGCCCGTTCATGCGCGCCCTGGGTGGCATCGCGGTCGACCGCAAGAACCCCGTGGGCGTGGTCGACGACCTCATCGCGCGTGCCAAGGCCGGTGACGACTTCCAGGTCGTCATCACCCCGGAGGGCACCCGCGGCGGCGTCGAGCGCTGGAAGTCCGGCTTCTACCGCATCGCGATGGAGGGCGACCTGCCCGTGACGCTGGGGTACTGCGACAGCAAGACCATGACCGCCGGCCTCGGTCCCACGATCCGCCTGACCGGCGACGTCAAGGCCGACATGGACGTCATGCGCGCCTTCTACGCGGACAAGTGGGGCGTCCGTCCCGAGCGCCGCGTCATGCCGCGCCTGGCCGAGGAGGGCTGAGCACGGTCCCCACCGGGCGTCGGTGGGGTGCAACTAGACTCGGGCCTCGTGACCCAGACGCCTGAACTTCCCGAGGACGACCTGCCCGAGCAGATGCGGGTGCGCCGGGAGAAGCGCCAGCGGATGCTGGACGCCGGCGTCGATCCGTACCCCCTGCTGGTCGAGCGCACGCACACGATTCGCGAGATCGTCGACGCCAACGATCCCGAGCAGCTGGGCCCCGACGCCCACACCGGCCAGGTCGTCTCGATCACCGGCCGCGTCATCTTCCTGCGCAACACCGGCAAGCTCTGCTTCGTCCGCCTGCGCGAGGGCGACGGCACCGAGATCCAGGCCATGCTGTCGCTGGCCGAGGTCGGCGAGGAGTCGCTGGCGCAGTTCAAGTCGCTCGTCGACCTGGGCGACCACCTGGCTGTCACCGGCGAGGTCATCACCAGCCGCCGCGGCGAGCTGTCGGTCATGGCCACGAGCTGGCAGCTGGCCGCCAAGACGCTGCGCCCGATGCCGGTCGAGCACAAGCCGCTGTCCGACGAGGCCCGCACCCGGATGCGCTACCTCGACCTCATCGTCCGCGAGGAGGCTCGCCAGAACGTGCGGGTCAAGGCGGCGGTGCTGAAGTCGCTGCGCGCCACGCTGGACCGCCACGGGTTCATCGAGGTCGAGACGC
This region includes:
- a CDS encoding 1-acyl-sn-glycerol-3-phosphate acyltransferase, whose product is MRILRLIADVFWSVSRWNFRSEPAPKGSGILLAGPHTSNWDFVLMLAIAWKCGFRPYFLGKKELFRGPAGPFMRALGGIAVDRKNPVGVVDDLIARAKAGDDFQVVITPEGTRGGVERWKSGFYRIAMEGDLPVTLGYCDSKTMTAGLGPTIRLTGDVKADMDVMRAFYADKWGVRPERRVMPRLAEEG